The following are encoded together in the Fusarium keratoplasticum isolate Fu6.1 chromosome 1, whole genome shotgun sequence genome:
- a CDS encoding Deoxyribodipyrimidine photo-lyase, which translates to MLFLWACRRVILSRLSPSSFRSTFLPSQRSPFISLTFTTMPPKQSKRKASAVQNGSSAKKAKTTNANGSSSDGLRQPHYKAQEAEENNIVIRKFYPPEMSNARARAYNNNEIPRPIETLIGALEDTANERHRVDVKDAIVHWFKMDLRISDNKALALASDKAKQAGVPLIAMYIVSPQDYEAHLRAPVRVDFVLRTLAVLKEDLAKLDIPLYVETVEKRTSIPDRILELMDEWGASHLYANMEYEVDELRREATMIRDFAENGKAFEVVHDTCVVPPGKLQTGAGKQYAVYTPWYRAWVAHIHENPDLLELYDPPEKNPASARKNFKKLFDTQIPDAPKNKQLDNEEKKRLRSLWPCGEHEAKKRLDKFCEEMIGNYHKKRNIPSDLGTSCLSVHLASGTISARTCVRTARDRNKTKKLNAGSEGIQTWISEVAWRDFYKHVLVNWPYVCMNKPFKPEYSNISWSYDEEHFAAWCEGRTGFPIVDAAMRQMKHLGYMHNRCRMIVACFLAKDLLIDWRKGERFFMESLIDGDFASNNGGWGFSASVGVDPQPYFRIFNPLLQSEKFDPDGDYIRKWVPELKDCNKKEVHDPYNRGAGPKAKKNGYPKAIVEHKGCRERALEAYKEGIHVGDM; encoded by the exons ATGCTCTTTCTCTGGGCGTGTAGAAGAGTGATCTTATCCAGACTCTCACCATCCTCTTTCCGTTCGACTTTTCTACCATCACAAAGAAGTCCCTTCATTTCCTTGACCTTCACAACAATGCCTCCAAAGCAATCCAAGCGCAAAGCTTCGGCGGTGCAAAACGGAAGTTCTGCAAAAAAGGCAAAGACTACCAACGCCAacggctccagctccgatGGTCTGCGTCAGCCTCATTACAAGGCCCAGGAAGCCGAAGAGAATAACATTGTGATCCGAAAGTTTTATCCCCCTGAGATGAGCAATGCGCGCGCCCGTGCCTACAACAACAATGAGATTCCGCGACCGATCGAGACACTTATCGGCGCCCTCGAGGATACCGCGAATGAGCGACACCGAGTCGATGTGAAGGATGCCATCGTTCACTGGTTTAAGATGGACTTGCGCATTTCCGACAACAAGGCGCTGGCACTTGCTAGCGACAAGGCAAAGCAGGCTGGGGTTCCTCTGATTGCCATGTATATCGTCAGTCCCCAGGATTATGAGGCGCATTTGAGAGCACCCGTCCGAGTCGATTTCGTGCTACGAACTCTTGCCGTCCTCAAAGAAGATCTAGCCAAGCTCGACATTCCTCTCTACGTGGAGACAGTCGAAAAACGAACAAGTATCCCGGATCGTATCCTCGAGCTTATGGACGAATGGGGCGCAAGTCATTTGTACGCCAACATGGAGTACGAGGTCGATGAGCTCCGGCGTGAGGCTACCATGATCCGGGATTTTGCAGAAAACGGCAAAGCTTTCGAAGTTGTCCACGATACCTGCGTCGTTCCTCCAGGGAAGCTACAAACTGGTGCTGGGAAGCAGTACGCCGTCTACACGCCGTGGTATCGCGCATGGGTTGCCCATATTCACGAGAACCCTGACCTCCTTGAGCTATATGATCCACCAGAGAAGAATCCGGCCAGCGCTCGCAAGAAtttcaagaagctctttgaTACCCAGATCCCTGATGcccccaagaacaagcaaCTTgacaacgaggagaagaagcgatTGCGCTCGCTTTGGCCATGTGGAGAGCATGAGGCGAAGAAGCGTCTGGACAAGTTTTGCGAGGAGATGATTGGCAACTACCACAAGAAGCGAAACATTCCCTCGGATCTGGGAACTTCATGTCTGTCGGTTCACCTGGCCTCTGGAACAATCAGTGCCAGGACATGTGTGCGGACTGCTCGCGACAGGAACAAGACTAAGAAGCTCAACGCCGGTAGTGAGGGTATTCAGACTTGGATCAGTGAGGTTGCCTGGCGAGACTTTTACAAGCATGTTCTTGTAAACTGGCCATATGTTTG CATGAACAAACCTTTCAAACCCGAGTACTCCAACATTTCTTGGTCCTACGACGAAGAACACTTTGCTGCTTGGTGCGAAGGCCGAACAGGCTTCCCGATTGTCGACGCAGCGATGCGCCAGATGAAGCACCTAGGCTACATGCACAACCGATGCCGCATGATTGTGGCCTGTTTCCTTGCCAAGGATCTCTTGATCGATTGGAGGAAAGGAGAACGCTTCTTTATGGAAAGCTTGATTGACGGCGACTTTGCGAGCAACAACGGTGGCTGG GGTTTCTCGGCGAGCGTTGGAGTAGATCCCCAACCATACTTCAGGATCTTCAACCCTCTGCTTCAGAGTGAAAAGTTTGACCCCGATGGTGACTACATCCGCAAATGGGTACCCGAGCTTAAGGATTGCAACAAAAAGGAGGTTCACGACCCCTATAACCGGGGTGCCGgtcccaaggccaagaagaatggGTATCCAAAAGCCATTGTCGAGCACAAGGGCTGCCGAGAGCGGGCGTTGGAGGCATACAAGGAGGGGATTCACGTTGGAGACATGTAA